One Setaria viridis chromosome 5, Setaria_viridis_v4.0, whole genome shotgun sequence genomic region harbors:
- the LOC117856587 gene encoding uncharacterized protein, which translates to MESQGKNGSSLITRRVEASTTFLHTTPQTEPSGGGEPELAVQLRCHVTKYIRAGRGRGQRQVYVYRGSGAEASFVAAVPRDVLVDEDSVRDVMRLLLRAIRPLRDLDLTDDEWEAILPEDVVPQLADLARGLDEGSRSAAVVELAVDRHIRYSAPRVLMTACRGAPPATEGKDDGCSICLEVLHEEAAAAGKGVPVELPGCAHAFHRRCISKWFRKKPTCPLCRGNVTKHLDPELQKDILEFSHDDDPDRPTVLDSP; encoded by the coding sequence ATGGAGTCGCAGGGGAAGAACGGGTCGTCCCTGATCACGCGTCGAGTCGAGGCCAGCACTACATTCCTCCACACGACCCCGCAGACCgagccgagcggcggcggcgagcccgagCTCGCTGTGCAGCTGAGGTGCCACGTGACCAAGTACATCcgcgccgggcgcgggcgcgggcagaGACAGGTGTACGTCTACCGCGGGTCCGGCGCCGAGGCGAgcttcgtcgccgccgtgcCCAGGGACGTCCTGGTCGACGAGGACAGCGTCCGCGACGtgatgcggctgctgctgagggCGATCCGGCCTCTACGGGACCTCGACCTCACCGACGACGAGTGGGAGGCCATCCTGCCCGAGGACGTCGTGCCGCAGCTCGCCGACCTGGCGCGGGGCCTCGACGAGGGCAGCCGCTCTGCCGCCGTTGTGGAGCTGGCGGTGGACCGCCATATCAGGTACAGCGCGCCCCGGGTGCTTATGACGGCATGCaggggggcgccgccggcgacggaggGGAAGGACGACGGGTGCAGCATCtgcttggaggtgttgcacgaggaggctgcggcggcggggaagggcgTGCCCGTGGAGCTGCCGGGGTGCGCGCACGCCTTCCACCGCCGGTGCATCTCCAAGTGGTTCCGTAAGAAGCCGACGTGCCCGCTGTGCCGGGGGAACGTGACCAAGCACCTGGACCCGGAGCTGCAGAAGGATATCCTCGAGTTCAGCCATGATGATGATCCAGATCGACCCACTGTGCTCGATTCACCATGA
- the LOC117858834 gene encoding uncharacterized protein, producing the protein MQVSCLPSMSGVAARECAGSFSSVSSNTAREVEEEFLQHQQQQFHTKPLVLGSPPEMGNDDGDLQRVTGPSEPPPPAPPTVKKKRSLPGTPDPSAEVMALSPRTLMATNRFVCEICHKGFQRDQNLQLHRRGHNLPWKLRQRGGGDGAAAGGGGPPRKRVYVCPEASCVHHNPARALGDLTGIKKHYCRKHGEKKWKCERCGKRYAVHSDWKAHAKVCGTREYKCDCGTVFSRRDSFVTHRAFCDALAQENNKLAQPMNMATVASALQGHAHHLALPPSHADDLDAAAEDDADADFNLDTKSPQLRLQPTTMSDAANTPFLPPPLSMAGCMLSSLAAARPAPSPSTTFFSGAKIGIDGPSGPTGTMGFSPAGSASMSATALLQKAAEMGATTSGGYGAGFPTTVGFGPMLGGPDRFPSPFGPLKAAMEPPYDGQPLLGQTQLVGLDVGRLLLPMPPGQQLYGGHGGGVGSMTRAIGSLMHGGQQQQQMVEHRRPDDLRVVDYLGVDEQRSFSGVSSFGPHIGPWT; encoded by the exons ATGCAAGTTAGTTGCTTGCCATCCATGTCGGGAGTGGCTGCAAGGGAGTGTGCCGGCAGCTTCTCTTCTGTGAGCAGCAATACTGCaagggaggtggaggaagagttcttgcagcatcagcagcagcagttcCACACCAAGCCTCTTGTCCTTGGTAGCCCGCCGGAGATGGGCAACGACGACGGTGATCTCCAGCGCGTCACCGGCCCatcggagccgccgccgcccgccccgccgacggtgaagaagaagagaagccTTCCGGGGACACCAG ACCCGAGCGCGGAGGTGATGGCGCTGTCGCCGCGGACGCTGATGGCGACGAACCGTTTCGTGTGCGAGATCTGCCACAAGGGTTTCCAGCGCGACCAGAACCTGCAGCTTCACCGGCGCGGGCACAACCTGCCGTGGAAGCtgcggcagcgcggcggcggggacggcgccgccgccggcggcggcggccctccccGGAAGCGCGTGTACGTGTGCCCGGAGGCGTCGTGCGTGCACCACAACCCGGCGCGGGCGCTGGGTGACCTGACGGGGATCAAGAAGCACTACTGCCGCAAGCACGGGGAGAAGAAGTGGAAGTGCGAGCGGTGCGGGAAGCGCTACGCCGTGCACTCCGACTGGAAGGCGCACGCCAAGGTCTGCGGCACCCGCGAGTACAAGTGCGACTGCGGCACCGTCTTCTCCAG GCGGGACAGCTTCGTGACGCACAGGGCATTCTGCGACGCCCTGGCCCAGGAGAACAACAAGCTGGCGCAGCCCATGAACATGGCCACGGTGGCCTCGGCGCTCCAGGGCCACGCCCACCACCTCGCCTTGCCGCCGTCCCACGCCGACGACCTCGATGCTGCCGCCgaggacgacgccgacgccgacttCAACCTCGACACCAAGAGCCCGCAGCTCAGGTTGCAACCCACCACCATGTCCGACGCCGCCAACACGccgttcctgccgccgccgctcagcaTGGCCGGGTGCATGCTCTCCAGCCTCGCTGCCGCGAGGCCTGCGCCGTCGCCATCGACGACATTCTTCAGCGGCGCCAAGATAGGCATTGACGGGCCTAGCGGTCCCACCGGTACCATGGGCTTTTCGCCGGCGGGCTCGGCGAGCATGTCCGCGACGGCGCTGCTGCAGAAGGCCGCGGAGATGGGCGCGACCACGAGCGGCGGGTACGGCGCGGGCTTTCCCACCACCGTCGGCTTCGGGCCCATGTTGGGTGGGCCTGACCGTTTCCCCAGTCCGTTTGGGCCTCTGAAGGCTGCCATGGAGCCGCCGTATGATGGGCAGCCGTTGTTGGGCCAGACACAGCTAGTTGGGCTCGACGTAGGCAGGCTACTGCTGCCTATGCCGCCGGGTCAGCAGCTCTAcggcggccatggtggtggGGTCGGCTCGATGACCAGGGCCATCGGATCGCTGATGCAcggcggccagcagcagcagcagatggtGGAGCACCGCCGGCCGGACGATCTGCGCGTCGTGGATTACCTCGGCGTCGATGAGCAAAGGAGCTTTAGCGGTGTGAGCTCGTTCGGGCCTCACATCGGTCCATGGACCTAA
- the LOC117858835 gene encoding probable esterase PIR7A, translated as MESGGGGGGKHFILVHGLSHGGWCWYKVVARLRAAGHRATALDMAASGVDPARLHEVASFEEYSRPLLDAVAAAPDGERLVLVGHSLGGLNVALAMERFPSKVAAAVFLAASMPRVGSHMGITIEEFMETIEPGFFMDSETMVLNTEQGPRNAVLFGPNLLAAKVYDQCPAEDLELAKLLLRPGSQFMEDPMMKDETLLTDGNYGSVKRVFVIAKADGSSTEDAQRRMVDLSPGAEVEEIAGADHMAMLSKPTELCEVLLKIANKYD; from the exons atggagagcggcggcggcggcggcggcaagcacTTCATCCTCGTGCACGGCCTGTCGCACGGCGGGTGGTGCTGGTACAAGGTGGTGGCGAggctgcgcgccgccggccaccgggcGACGGCGCTCGACATGGCCGCGTCCGGGGTGGACCCGGCGCGCCTCCACGAGGTGGCGTCGTTCGAGGAGTACTCGCGCCCGCTGCTGgacgcggtggccgcggcgcccgACGGCGAGAGGCTGGTCCTGGTGGGCCATAGCCTCGGCGGGCTCAACGTCGCCCTCGCCATGGAGAGGTTCCCAAGCAAGGTCGCAGCCGCCGTGTTCCTGGCCGCGTCCATGCCGCGCGTCGGCAGCCACATGGGCATCACCATTGAAGAG TTCATGGAGACGATCGAACCAGGTTTTTTCATGGACAGCGAAACGATGGTTCTAAATACAGAGCAAGGACCTCGAAATGCAGTTCTATTTGGGCCCAACTTATTGGCGGCCAAAGTGTATGATCAATGCCCAGCCGAG GATCTTGAGCTAGCGAAGCTTTTGCTAAGACCCGGCAGCCAGTTCATGGAGGACCCGATGATGAAGGACGAGACGTTGCTCACGGATGGCAACTACGGGTCGGTGAAGAGGGTGTTTGTGATCGCCAAAGCTGATGGTAGCAGCACTGAGGATGCGCAGCGCCGGATGGTGGACCTAAGCCCTGGTGCGGAAGTCGAGGAGATCGCTGGAGCTGATCATATGGCCATGCTCTCCAAGCCGACGGAGCTCTGTGAAGTTCTGCTCAAGATTGCCAACAAGTACGATTGA
- the LOC117858836 gene encoding esterase PIR7B — MDGGGKKHFILVHGLCHGAWCWYKVATLLRAAGHRVTALDLAASGAHPARLDEVRSFEEYSGPLLDAVAAAAPPGSGGERLVLVGHSHGGLSLALALERFPRKVAAAVFVAAALPCVGKHMGVTTEEFMRRTASGGLLMDCQTVAINSSNSNSNNGVAIVMGPRFMEEKYYQQSPAEDLTLAKLLVRPGNQFLEDPVMKDEALLTAGNYGSVRKVFVVAKADGSSTEEMQRWMVDMSPGTEVEEIAGADHAVMNSKPTELCDVLLRI, encoded by the exons atggacggcggcggcaagaagcaTTTCATCCTGGTGCACGGGCTCTGCCACGGCGCGTGGTGCTGGTACAAGGTGGCCACGctgctccgggcggcggggcACCGCGTGACGGCGCTCGACCTCGCCGCGTCGGGCGCCCACCCGGCGCGCCTGGACGAGGTGCGCTCCTTCGAGGAGTACTCGGGCCCGCTGCTGGacgcggtcgccgccgcggcgccgcccggcagcggcggcgagcggctcgTCCTAGTCGGCCACAGCCACGGCGGGCTCAGCCTCGCGCTCGCCCTGGAGCGGTTCCCGCGcaaggtcgccgccgccgtgttcgTGGCCGCGGCGTTGCCCTGCGTCGGCAAGCACATGGGCGTCACCACAGAGGAG TTCATGAGAAGAACTGCTTCTGGAGGCCTGCTCATGGACTGCCAAACGGTGGCCatcaacagcagcaacagcaacagcaacaatgGAGTGGCAATCGTGATGGGTCCAAGGTTCATGGAAGAAAAATATTACCAGCAAAGCCCAGCCGAG GACCTGACCCTGGCGAAGCTGCTGGTGAGGCCTGGGAACCAGTTCCTGGAGGACCCGGTGATGAAGGACGAGGCGCTGCTCACGGCCGGCAACTACGGGTCGGTGAGGAAGGTGTTCGTGGTGGCCAAGGCCGACGGCTCCAGCACCGAGGAGATGCAGCGCTGGATGGTGGACATGAGCCCCGGCACGGAGGTCGAGGAGAtcgccggcgccgaccacgCCGTCATGAACTCCAAGCCCACCGAGCTTTGCGACGTCCTGCTCAGGATATAA
- the LOC117855611 gene encoding probable esterase PIR7A produces MDESGKKRRHHFVLVHGLCHGAWCWYKVATALESAGHRVTALDLPACGASSLRADEVRSFEEYSRPLLRAVAAAPPGEKVVLVGHSFGGHNLALAMEAHPEKVAVAVFVSAPMPVAGRPMSAVLEQHLQGDSAPDSFLDCTFGILERGSENPAETFLVGPEWLSQRMYQLSPPEDLTLARMLVRPAQMFLGDEAMTGEKVLTEGRYGAVSRVFVVTEEDKTWPAEEQRRAAASCGPGVEVRAIGGADHVPMFSKPAELAQLIMEVADKYS; encoded by the exons ATGGATGAGAGCGGCAAGAAGCGTCGTCACCACTTCGTGCTGGTGCACGGTCTCTGCCACGGCGCGTGGTGCTGGTACAAGGTGGCCACCGCACTGGAATCCGCCGGCCACCGCGTGACCGCGCTCGACCTGCCCGCGTGCGGCGCCAGCTCCCTGCGCGCCGACGAGGTGCGCTCGTTCGAGGAGTACTCCCGGCCGCTGCTccgcgccgtggccgccgcgccgccgggggagaaggtcgtcctcgtcggcCACAGCTTCGGCGGGCACAACCTCGCGCTCGCCATGGAGGCGCACCCGGAgaaggtcgccgtcgccgtcttcgTCTCCGCGCCCATGCCGGTCGCCGGCCGGCCCATGTCAGCGGTCTTGGAACAG CATCTACAAGGAGATTCTGCACCGGATTCCTTCCTGGATTGCACATTTGGAATCCTGGAGAGAGGCTCGGAGAATCCAGCGGAGACATTCCTCGTTGGCCCAGAGTGGTTGTCACAGAGGATGTATCAGCTCAGCCCTCCAGAG GACTTGACACTAGCCAGAATGCTGGTTAGGCCGGCGCAGATGTTCCTCGGAGACGAGGCCATGACCGGGGAGAAGGTTCTGACGGAGGGCAGGTACGGCGCGGTGAGCCGGGTGTTTGTGGTCACCGAGGAAGACAAGACGTGGCCGGCGGAGGaacagcggcgggcggcggcttccTGCGGCCCTGGCGTGGAGGTGAGAGCGATCGGTGGAGCCGATCACGTGCCCATGTTCTCCAAGCCGGCGGAGCTCGCCCAGCTCATCATGGAAGTAGCTGACAAGTACAGTTGA